One genomic region from Anaerolineae bacterium encodes:
- the serS gene encoding serine--tRNA ligase: MLDLDFIREHTAEVKEALVKLNTDAPIDEILELDRQRREILKELEELRHRRNIVSKEIPGVKDEARRQELVEEMRHVRERIDGLEERLREVEEKLYQALLWVPNMPHPKVPVGRDETENVVVRTWGEPREFDFEPLPHWELGERLGIIDFERGVKISGSRFYVLKGLGAKLQRALINWMLDVHINEHGYTEVYPPYLVRRECLIGTAQLPKFADNLYYDAEDDLWLIPTAEVPVTNLYRDEILPPGSLPIYHVAYSACFRRERAAAGKDTRGIKRVHQFDKVELVKFVEPHTSDEELEKLVADVEDLCRRLNIPYRVVQMCTGDLSFSAAIKYDVELWAPGCKEWLEVSSCSNFLDFQARRANIRYRPAPNARPRYVHTLNGSGLALPRTMIAILENYQQKDGSIVIPEVLRPYMGGIEVIK, from the coding sequence ATGTTAGACCTGGATTTCATAAGGGAACACACAGCGGAGGTAAAGGAAGCCCTGGTCAAACTCAATACTGATGCCCCCATTGATGAAATCCTTGAGCTGGATCGCCAGAGGCGGGAAATTCTCAAAGAGCTGGAAGAACTTCGCCATCGCCGCAATATTGTCTCCAAAGAAATCCCGGGAGTAAAAGACGAAGCCAGGCGCCAGGAACTGGTTGAAGAAATGCGCCATGTGAGGGAAAGGATCGATGGACTCGAGGAGCGGCTGAGAGAGGTTGAAGAAAAGTTATATCAAGCGCTCCTGTGGGTTCCCAATATGCCTCACCCCAAAGTTCCCGTGGGTAGAGACGAAACAGAAAACGTGGTAGTGCGCACCTGGGGTGAGCCGAGGGAGTTTGACTTTGAGCCACTTCCCCACTGGGAATTGGGGGAAAGGCTCGGTATCATTGACTTTGAAAGGGGAGTGAAAATTTCCGGCTCTCGTTTCTACGTCCTCAAAGGCCTCGGGGCAAAACTGCAGCGAGCCCTCATCAACTGGATGCTGGATGTTCACATAAACGAACACGGCTACACTGAGGTCTACCCCCCTTATCTGGTCCGGCGGGAATGTCTTATCGGCACGGCTCAGCTGCCCAAATTCGCCGACAACCTCTACTACGATGCCGAGGATGACCTCTGGCTCATCCCCACGGCTGAAGTACCCGTTACCAACCTCTACCGGGACGAAATTCTGCCCCCAGGCTCCCTGCCTATATATCACGTGGCCTATTCAGCTTGCTTCCGGAGGGAGAGAGCGGCTGCCGGCAAGGATACCCGAGGCATCAAAAGGGTCCATCAGTTTGACAAGGTAGAACTGGTCAAGTTCGTGGAACCCCATACCTCTGACGAAGAACTGGAAAAGCTCGTAGCCGATGTGGAGGATCTCTGTCGCCGGCTCAATATCCCCTACCGGGTGGTGCAGATGTGCACCGGAGACCTGAGCTTTTCGGCGGCTATAAAGTATGACGTTGAACTTTGGGCGCCGGGGTGCAAAGAATGGCTTGAGGTTAGCTCCTGTTCCAATTTTCTGGATTTCCAGGCCCGCAGGGCCAACATCCGCTATCGTCCAGCTCCTAATGCCAGGCCGCGTTACGTCCACACCTTAAATGGAAGCGGGCTCGCCCTGCCCAGGACCATGATAGCCATTCTGGAGAACTA
- a CDS encoding transcriptional repressor, with amino-acid sequence MIKKDTSKIAALLKSEGKRFTAKRALIYEVIHKSEGHLPAEEIYLRAKKLDPNISLSTVYRTLNILKELGLVRELHLDEEHHHYELVEGVAHYHMICAQCGKIEEFKSELAEKLREELEKEYGFKAKSAHIDFIGLCADCKDKIEYSKGDDGEQ; translated from the coding sequence GTGATCAAAAAGGATACCAGCAAGATTGCGGCCCTTCTCAAAAGCGAGGGGAAGAGGTTTACTGCGAAGCGGGCTCTTATCTACGAAGTAATCCATAAAAGTGAAGGCCATCTCCCCGCGGAAGAGATTTATTTGCGGGCCAAAAAACTGGACCCTAACATAAGCCTTTCAACCGTATACCGGACCCTTAACATCCTCAAAGAGCTGGGTCTGGTGCGGGAGTTGCACCTTGACGAAGAGCACCACCATTACGAACTTGTGGAAGGGGTGGCTCATTACCACATGATATGTGCGCAATGCGGGAAAATTGAGGAATTTAAAAGCGAACTGGCCGAAAAGCTCAGGGAAGAGCTGGAAAAGGAGTACGGGTTCAAGGCCAAATCTGCGCATATAGATTTTATTGGCCTGTGCGCAGATTGTAAGGATAAAATTGAATACTCTAAAGGCGATGACGGAGAGCAGTAG